One window from the genome of Bdellovibrio sp. NC01 encodes:
- a CDS encoding RsmB/NOP family class I SAM-dependent RNA methyltransferase, whose product MNTSHPFYLHFQKVYGDRWPALFEALQKKEQQVARKNLLAVSEDEGKVWKKFVEKSELPNCYWVPENESVQTQRNSDELLDIYVMDPASVMVARALDVHDGDRVLDMCAAPGGKSLVLIEALSNSGEIFCNDLSPERRERLKKVIQQYVPRTIRDRVWVTGKDGVQFGLKEAESFDRVLLDAPCSGERHILENTEAQEQWSPRRTEHLASRQYSLLAAALLAVKPGGRIVYSTCSISPDENDGVIKKLLKKKKDAVRLVQADLGVGGERTEFGVAYMPDTCGFGPLYFSIIEKT is encoded by the coding sequence ATGAACACATCGCATCCTTTCTATTTGCACTTCCAAAAAGTCTACGGTGATCGCTGGCCCGCTCTGTTTGAGGCTCTTCAAAAGAAAGAACAACAGGTCGCGCGCAAAAATCTACTCGCTGTGTCAGAAGATGAAGGCAAAGTGTGGAAAAAGTTTGTTGAGAAGAGTGAGCTTCCGAACTGTTACTGGGTGCCTGAAAACGAATCTGTGCAAACTCAGCGCAACTCGGATGAGCTTTTGGATATTTATGTCATGGATCCTGCCAGTGTCATGGTGGCCCGTGCGTTGGATGTTCACGACGGTGATCGCGTGCTGGATATGTGCGCGGCCCCGGGTGGAAAAAGTTTAGTGTTGATTGAAGCCCTTTCAAATTCGGGCGAAATTTTTTGTAATGATCTGTCGCCTGAACGTCGCGAACGTTTGAAGAAAGTGATTCAACAGTACGTGCCACGAACTATTCGTGATCGCGTATGGGTGACTGGCAAAGACGGCGTGCAATTCGGTTTGAAAGAGGCGGAAAGTTTCGATCGTGTGTTGTTGGATGCTCCGTGCTCTGGCGAACGTCACATTTTAGAAAATACCGAGGCACAAGAGCAGTGGAGCCCACGTCGTACCGAGCACCTTGCTTCACGACAGTACTCGTTACTTGCGGCGGCTTTGCTTGCTGTAAAACCGGGCGGTCGCATTGTGTATTCAACATGTTCAATCAGTCCTGATGAAAACGATGGCGTAATTAAAAAACTTTTGAAGAAAAAGAAAGATGCTGTTCGTTTGGTTCAAGCAGATTTGGGTGTGGGTGGTGAGCGCACAGAATTTGGTGTCGCTTACATGCCAGATACTTGTGGCTTTGGTCCGCTGTATTTTTCAATTATCGAAAAGACTTAG
- a CDS encoding DUF3011 domain-containing protein: MKSLFISLFALVAFAQVAHANAFDVQDNSAYAQDDNGYITPGGPRPYPRPNPRPEPYPGPGGPGHGGPGYPHPHPGPGYPNPYPPAPGYPPAPGPNVEYLSCSSYNYNYQECYFSSYGVQRVNLMEQTSYASCVLNQTYGVYNDRVWVTNGCSGTFQIYRY; the protein is encoded by the coding sequence ATGAAGAGTTTATTCATCAGCCTTTTTGCACTAGTTGCTTTTGCACAGGTTGCTCACGCGAACGCATTTGACGTTCAAGATAACAGCGCTTACGCACAAGACGATAACGGCTACATCACTCCAGGTGGTCCGCGCCCTTACCCTCGCCCGAATCCTCGCCCTGAACCATATCCAGGACCAGGCGGCCCAGGTCACGGTGGTCCCGGCTATCCACACCCACATCCAGGCCCTGGTTATCCGAATCCATATCCACCGGCTCCAGGTTATCCTCCTGCACCAGGTCCAAATGTTGAGTACTTAAGCTGCTCTTCTTACAACTACAACTATCAAGAGTGCTACTTCTCTTCATACGGCGTTCAACGTGTGAACTTGATGGAGCAAACTTCTTACGCATCTTGCGTGTTGAACCAAACTTACGGCGTTTACAATGACCGCGTTTGGGTAACAAACGGTTGTTCTGGAACATTCCAAATCTATCGTTACTAA
- a CDS encoding response regulator transcription factor, with amino-acid sequence MADNNLVQVLVVEDEQEIRELMALHLLRQGFKVTECTSAEEAMNEVAKTHYSVFVLDWMLPGLSGVELVERIRTKNKTAGVLMVTAKTEPQDIVLGLEKGADDYLTKPFNPAVFVARVKALARRTQSEEAAPGKPEDEIQVNGLRVNFKSYEVSYNNEPLHLTPSEFKLLGALVQNRGVVLTREQLIENIQGEGINVVGRTIDTHVFGLRKKLGEWGDRIETIRGVGYRVKMDSV; translated from the coding sequence TTGGCTGACAACAACCTAGTTCAAGTCCTGGTAGTAGAAGATGAACAAGAAATTCGCGAACTGATGGCTCTGCACTTATTACGTCAGGGTTTCAAAGTAACGGAATGTACTTCTGCTGAAGAGGCCATGAACGAAGTTGCGAAGACTCACTACAGTGTCTTTGTCCTAGATTGGATGCTTCCAGGCCTTAGCGGTGTGGAACTGGTCGAAAGAATCAGAACAAAAAATAAAACGGCTGGTGTTTTGATGGTGACTGCGAAAACAGAACCACAAGATATCGTGTTGGGCCTTGAAAAGGGTGCTGACGATTATTTGACGAAGCCGTTTAATCCCGCAGTATTCGTAGCGCGTGTCAAAGCATTGGCGCGCAGAACTCAAAGCGAAGAAGCGGCACCGGGCAAACCCGAAGATGAAATTCAAGTTAACGGTCTGAGAGTTAATTTTAAATCATACGAAGTTTCATACAATAACGAACCTTTGCATCTGACTCCGTCCGAGTTCAAATTGCTAGGCGCTTTGGTGCAAAACCGTGGCGTGGTTCTGACTCGCGAACAATTGATTGAAAACATCCAAGGTGAGGGCATCAATGTGGTTGGCCGCACTATCGATACGCATGTTTTCGGTTTACGCAAGAAGTTAGGCGAGTGGGGAGACCGTATTGAGACTATCCGTGGAGTCGGTTATAGGGTTAAGATGGACTCTGTATGA
- a CDS encoding cell wall metabolism sensor histidine kinase WalK: MSHFVRFPWRLYWKFFVYQVIAFNALHLALISVIDLRYQVRAFVYNEALLNFFLFSLLIAAFTSYRFARPVHKVILKALRISNKRVFGELFDQHDDDLLDDETDDISELEVALNKIHKKMKRRKAQYLQIQEESQAFMSAVAEGLVSVSLDEKILYSNSQFAAQFLTGSQLQQENLRLKDAIRTADVLEGFEKTIREGKGNRFTVKLSTLLDNQPRYFAVSVNPIRNEKTREMYGVVGIFHDITELKRAEQIRIDFVGNASHELRTPLTSIKGYVDTLKEDVKTGQIQQAGKFLDIVSRNIDRLMDLVNDLLSINMMEANSELKLEMIHPLQITEHILAELAVLAAEKNISIRVIGEVPPFMADARKVEQVLRNLISNAVKYIPNGKSVQVRWEKDPKNNIILRVIDDGQGIQAEHLDRLFERFYRIDKGRTRDAGGTGLGLAIVKHIMQSHGGSVSVKSAEGQGSEFICTFPVR; encoded by the coding sequence ATGAGTCACTTTGTTAGATTCCCTTGGCGTCTTTATTGGAAATTCTTTGTTTATCAAGTCATCGCATTCAATGCGTTGCACTTGGCTTTAATTTCAGTCATCGATCTGCGCTATCAAGTTCGTGCGTTTGTTTATAACGAAGCCCTTCTGAACTTCTTTCTATTCAGCTTATTAATTGCAGCCTTCACGTCATATCGTTTTGCGCGTCCCGTGCATAAAGTGATCTTGAAGGCGTTGCGCATTTCTAATAAGCGCGTGTTTGGCGAATTGTTCGATCAACACGACGACGATTTGTTGGATGATGAAACCGACGATATTTCTGAACTTGAAGTGGCTTTGAATAAGATCCACAAAAAGATGAAGCGTCGTAAAGCGCAATATCTGCAAATCCAAGAAGAATCACAAGCATTCATGTCGGCGGTGGCAGAAGGTTTGGTTAGCGTCAGCCTTGATGAAAAAATTCTTTATTCGAATTCCCAATTTGCAGCGCAGTTTTTAACGGGCTCGCAGTTGCAGCAAGAAAACTTACGTCTAAAAGATGCCATTCGTACTGCTGACGTGCTTGAAGGTTTTGAAAAAACCATTCGCGAAGGTAAAGGCAACAGATTTACTGTCAAACTTTCGACGTTGTTGGATAATCAGCCACGTTATTTCGCGGTGTCGGTGAATCCGATTCGCAATGAAAAAACGCGCGAAATGTACGGTGTCGTCGGGATCTTCCATGACATCACGGAACTTAAAAGAGCCGAACAAATTCGTATCGATTTCGTCGGCAATGCATCCCACGAATTGCGCACGCCTTTGACATCGATCAAAGGCTACGTTGATACGTTGAAAGAAGACGTTAAAACAGGACAGATTCAACAAGCGGGTAAATTCTTGGATATCGTTTCAAGAAATATCGATCGTCTGATGGATCTTGTGAATGACTTGTTAAGTATCAATATGATGGAAGCCAATTCAGAATTGAAATTGGAAATGATCCATCCACTACAAATCACAGAACATATTTTGGCAGAGCTTGCGGTACTAGCTGCCGAAAAAAATATTTCTATTCGTGTGATTGGTGAAGTGCCGCCGTTTATGGCGGATGCTCGCAAAGTGGAACAAGTTCTGCGTAATCTGATCTCGAATGCTGTGAAGTACATTCCAAACGGTAAAAGCGTGCAAGTTCGTTGGGAAAAAGATCCAAAGAACAATATTATTTTGCGCGTGATCGATGACGGCCAGGGTATTCAAGCCGAACACTTGGATCGTTTGTTTGAAAGATTCTATCGTATCGATAAAGGCAGAACACGCGATGCGGGTGGCACGGGCTTGGGCCTTGCGATCGTAAAACACATCATGCAAAGCCACGGCGGTTCCGTGTCTGTGAAAAGTGCTGAAGGCCAAGGTTCAGAATTTATCTGTACGTTCCCAGTTCGTTAA
- a CDS encoding murein L,D-transpeptidase catalytic domain family protein codes for MSTKFISLLFLSLFFSTGAFARPSQSIIQRILLQGVPADALDRILQFIDDNQGRSFPQDTYTCLGKPPEDVTPCDEAKRFPTTRYVTFWNPKQVVIVDYGAPSTDYRFYLINLLSGEVKYFYSAHGVGSGKSNYATKFSDIKNSRQTSLGIFMTGEVYKGSYGNTMRMYGLQSSNAQAYNRDIVLHGAWYVSEQFINSKDPTTGEAYGRLGVSWGCPAVELSYIASLIKTLGYGSLIMHYRNSLMDLAQGGQEVSLP; via the coding sequence GTGAGTACAAAATTCATCTCTCTTTTATTTTTATCTTTGTTTTTTTCTACTGGTGCTTTCGCTCGACCATCCCAATCGATCATTCAAAGAATTCTTCTACAAGGTGTGCCCGCGGATGCTTTGGATCGCATACTGCAATTCATTGATGACAATCAAGGAAGAAGTTTTCCGCAAGACACTTATACTTGCTTGGGCAAACCGCCCGAAGACGTCACCCCTTGTGACGAAGCGAAACGTTTTCCCACAACTCGTTATGTGACTTTCTGGAATCCCAAACAAGTCGTGATTGTCGATTACGGTGCCCCATCGACGGACTATCGTTTTTATCTCATCAATTTGCTAAGCGGAGAAGTGAAGTACTTCTATTCCGCTCACGGTGTCGGCAGTGGTAAAAGCAACTACGCCACAAAGTTCAGTGATATTAAAAATTCTCGGCAAACTTCTTTGGGAATTTTCATGACGGGCGAAGTTTACAAAGGCAGCTATGGCAATACGATGCGCATGTACGGTTTGCAAAGTTCGAATGCGCAAGCCTACAACCGTGACATTGTTTTGCACGGCGCTTGGTACGTCAGTGAGCAATTTATAAACTCCAAAGATCCAACAACCGGCGAAGCCTACGGACGCCTGGGTGTCAGTTGGGGTTGCCCTGCGGTGGAGTTGTCTTACATCGCAAGCTTGATCAAAACCTTGGGTTACGGCTCTTTGATCATGCACTACAGAAATTCTTTGATGGATTTAGCTCAGGGAGGACAAGAGGTGTCGCTCCCTTAA
- the sixA gene encoding phosphohistidine phosphatase SixA — MELVIIRHAVAEEREDFAKKGLEDQLRPLTLKGRKRMQKVAVKLRDYVKGFDVIVTSPFTRARQTAEIVSQIYFETKVIEVPELVPQSPPQALLKWLRTQGRNYKRIAIVGHEPHLSSFASYLLTGKTESFIDLKKSGIITLEMESFAQAEVGSAQLLYAIPPKFLAD, encoded by the coding sequence GTGGAACTAGTCATCATTCGTCATGCCGTCGCAGAAGAGCGCGAAGATTTTGCCAAGAAAGGTTTAGAGGATCAACTTCGTCCTTTAACTTTAAAAGGCAGAAAACGCATGCAGAAGGTGGCAGTGAAGCTGCGCGATTATGTGAAGGGCTTTGATGTGATCGTCACAAGTCCTTTTACGCGTGCACGTCAAACAGCCGAAATCGTTTCGCAGATTTACTTCGAAACAAAAGTTATCGAAGTTCCTGAATTAGTCCCGCAAAGTCCCCCGCAAGCCTTATTGAAATGGCTGCGCACACAAGGTCGCAATTACAAACGCATTGCGATCGTGGGTCATGAACCGCATTTAAGCAGCTTCGCAAGTTATCTATTAACAGGTAAAACCGAAAGCTTTATCGATCTTAAAAAAAGCGGCATTATCACTCTAGAAATGGAATCTTTTGCGCAAGCCGAAGTGGGTAGTGCCCAACTTCTTTACGCCATTCCACCGAAATTTTTAGCGGATTAA
- the phoU gene encoding phosphate signaling complex protein PhoU yields MERAIDTQLEDLKKMILLMGGHVEKSLTQVTTALLSKDLGMFDEVHAIEKRINEDHIKVDNVCMNILAKQGPVAKDLRLIISVIKINNDLERMGDQTVNISYSGKDYLGRKPIQSQLGDIQKMSEIAGRMVKGSLDCFVRGDVEQAKQILLMDDEIDALKSKVFNDSKAHMKAHAEDVEAGLDLILIARNLERLGDHATNIAEDVIFAFTGKDVRHGGKFG; encoded by the coding sequence ATGGAACGTGCAATTGACACTCAGCTTGAAGACCTTAAAAAAATGATTCTCCTTATGGGTGGTCATGTTGAAAAGTCTTTGACTCAAGTGACGACAGCACTGCTTTCCAAAGATCTCGGCATGTTTGACGAAGTTCATGCCATTGAAAAACGCATCAACGAAGATCATATCAAAGTTGATAACGTGTGCATGAACATCCTGGCGAAACAAGGACCTGTTGCGAAAGATCTTCGCTTGATCATTTCCGTGATCAAAATCAACAACGACCTTGAGCGCATGGGCGATCAAACAGTGAATATTTCTTACTCGGGTAAGGATTATTTGGGCCGCAAGCCGATCCAATCGCAACTAGGCGATATTCAGAAAATGTCTGAAATCGCAGGTCGCATGGTGAAGGGTTCCCTAGATTGTTTCGTTCGCGGTGATGTTGAACAAGCGAAACAAATCCTTTTGATGGATGATGAAATCGATGCTTTGAAAAGCAAGGTTTTCAACGATTCAAAAGCTCACATGAAAGCTCACGCTGAAGATGTGGAAGCTGGTTTAGATTTGATTTTGATCGCAAGAAATTTAGAACGTCTCGGTGACCACGCAACGAACATCGCCGAAGACGTGATCTTTGCCTTCACCGGTAAAGACGTTCGACACGGGGGAAAGTTTGGCTGA
- a CDS encoding DNA-dependent DNA polymerase — protein MHKDVLVTMITTQLKETSNMREKTQDFVRKIVNIYTLQLMKEGNIPLNFMEEVMADVEAEVIEIYRKKTYGYLTLEEYRRHSCRQVDDN, from the coding sequence ATGCACAAAGACGTATTAGTTACGATGATCACGACGCAGCTTAAAGAGACTTCCAACATGCGAGAGAAGACGCAAGACTTCGTTCGCAAAATTGTGAATATCTACACCCTTCAACTGATGAAAGAGGGCAATATTCCGCTCAATTTCATGGAGGAAGTGATGGCTGATGTTGAAGCCGAAGTTATCGAAATCTATCGTAAGAAAACTTATGGATATTTGACTTTGGAAGAGTATCGTCGCCATAGTTGCCGCCAGGTTGACGACAACTAG
- the ppk1 gene encoding polyphosphate kinase 1, giving the protein MVTSSASSPKRTSKKKSSRKPKVVEHPLSSESLFTSRETGWLNFNRRVLAEAEDARNPLLERLKFLSISGSNLDEFFMKRVGGLKRHIAYGVSPKSADGKTPLMQLQEVRQSVIPMLKDQANCFNKVLKPALEKENIHLLAWKDLTEKEKENVKKYYARNVFPVLTPLSVDPGHPFPFISNLSVSLGVTLKYPNSEEKLFARLKVPKVLPQWIRTEPESPIFRFVSLQEVIKENLADLFPSMQVLDAMVFRLTRNADSDQDQEDAEDLLEAIEEELRQRRFAEVVRLEHGPNPDPWMIKFLMEELELTEDDIYELPGELDYTDLSVISDLALPKLKFEPYSPVVTPAFMEEGPGLFNAIKMADQLVHHPFESFSASVEKFIRIASEDPKVLAIKMTLYRTGDNSPFIRSLIRAAEQGKQVVCLVELKARFDEERNIYWATELENSGVHVVYGVVGLKTHAKTALVVRQEQEGLRCYAHIGTGNFNVTTSRFYTDLGLLTAREEITNDIVEFFHYLTGRSLKNNYQHLLIAPVNMFTKFKAMIEREADHAKAGRPAHIIAKFNNFEENDLGVALYAASQKGTEIDMIVRGFCAIRPGVAGMSERMRVTSIIGRYLEHSRLFYFRNGATDPVDGEFFIGSADWMYRNLHARVEAIVPILDRALKEKCWEILQLYLKEQRQAWSMNSDGTYTKKASNDIGIHQTLMQTAKSRAKVTEETEHTE; this is encoded by the coding sequence TTGGTTACATCTAGTGCGTCGTCTCCGAAAAGAACGTCGAAGAAAAAAAGCTCGCGCAAGCCCAAAGTGGTCGAGCATCCGCTGTCATCTGAAAGCCTTTTCACAAGTCGTGAAACGGGCTGGTTGAATTTCAATCGACGTGTTCTTGCTGAAGCCGAAGATGCTCGCAATCCTTTGTTGGAGCGTTTGAAGTTTCTTAGTATTTCCGGTTCGAACCTTGATGAATTTTTCATGAAACGTGTAGGTGGATTAAAACGTCACATCGCATACGGAGTGTCGCCTAAATCGGCTGACGGAAAAACGCCCTTGATGCAGCTTCAAGAAGTTCGTCAATCTGTGATCCCAATGCTGAAAGACCAAGCGAACTGTTTCAATAAAGTTTTGAAACCTGCGCTTGAAAAAGAAAACATTCACTTGCTTGCATGGAAAGATTTGACGGAAAAAGAAAAGGAAAACGTTAAGAAGTACTATGCGCGTAACGTGTTTCCGGTTTTAACACCGTTATCAGTCGATCCGGGTCATCCATTTCCATTTATTTCGAATCTTTCCGTTTCCTTGGGTGTGACTTTAAAATATCCAAACAGCGAAGAAAAACTTTTCGCGCGTTTGAAAGTTCCAAAAGTTTTGCCGCAATGGATTCGCACAGAGCCAGAATCGCCTATCTTCCGTTTCGTAAGTCTTCAGGAAGTGATCAAAGAAAATTTGGCGGATCTGTTTCCATCTATGCAGGTTTTGGATGCGATGGTTTTCCGTCTGACTCGTAATGCTGATTCGGATCAAGACCAAGAAGATGCTGAAGATTTGCTTGAAGCAATCGAAGAGGAATTACGTCAACGTCGTTTCGCCGAAGTGGTGCGTCTTGAGCATGGACCGAATCCAGATCCATGGATGATCAAGTTCTTAATGGAAGAATTGGAACTGACGGAAGACGACATTTATGAGCTTCCCGGCGAGTTGGATTATACAGATCTTTCCGTGATTTCGGATTTGGCACTTCCTAAATTAAAATTTGAACCGTATTCGCCCGTCGTAACACCAGCGTTTATGGAAGAAGGCCCGGGTCTATTCAATGCCATTAAAATGGCCGATCAATTGGTGCATCATCCGTTTGAATCGTTTTCGGCTTCAGTAGAAAAATTCATTCGCATTGCCAGTGAAGATCCCAAGGTTCTTGCGATCAAAATGACCTTGTATCGCACCGGTGATAATTCGCCTTTCATTCGTTCTTTGATTCGCGCTGCCGAACAAGGAAAACAAGTCGTATGTTTGGTTGAATTAAAAGCGCGTTTCGACGAAGAAAGAAATATCTATTGGGCGACAGAGCTTGAAAACTCCGGTGTGCACGTCGTGTATGGTGTCGTGGGTTTAAAAACGCATGCAAAGACTGCTTTGGTTGTTCGTCAAGAGCAAGAAGGTCTTCGTTGTTACGCGCATATCGGTACGGGCAACTTTAACGTCACGACTTCAAGATTCTATACGGATTTAGGATTGTTAACGGCACGTGAAGAAATCACCAACGACATCGTTGAATTTTTCCACTACCTAACGGGTCGTTCTTTAAAGAACAACTATCAGCATTTGTTGATCGCGCCTGTGAATATGTTTACGAAATTTAAAGCCATGATTGAACGTGAAGCCGATCACGCGAAGGCGGGAAGACCTGCCCACATCATCGCAAAGTTTAATAACTTTGAAGAAAATGATTTGGGTGTAGCCCTATACGCAGCTTCGCAAAAAGGGACTGAGATCGACATGATCGTGCGCGGTTTCTGCGCGATTCGTCCTGGTGTTGCGGGTATGAGCGAGCGCATGCGAGTCACATCGATCATTGGTCGTTATCTTGAACATTCGCGCTTGTTCTATTTCCGAAACGGTGCGACTGATCCTGTGGATGGGGAGTTCTTCATTGGCTCTGCGGATTGGATGTATCGCAATCTGCATGCTCGTGTGGAAGCGATTGTTCCCATTTTGGATCGTGCTTTAAAAGAAAAATGCTGGGAAATCTTGCAATTGTATTTGAAGGAACAACGCCAGGCGTGGAGTATGAATTCGGATGGCACGTATACGAAGAAGGCTTCAAATGACATTGGCATCCATCAAACATTGATGCAAACTGCGAAAAGCCGCGCTAAAGTAACTGAAGAAACAGAGCACACGGAGTAA